TGCTAACGAGCGAGAGAGGGCAAATCGGAAAATATTATGAAAGTCAGATCAAGTGTCAGAAAAATATGCTCTAAATGCAAAATAATTAGAAGAAAAGGCATCATCAGGGTCATATGCAAGGAGCCCAAGCATAAACAGAGGCAGGGATAGCTAGTTATAACATAAGGCGCTCCACAGTGATAACCGCATAAGGAGGAACAGTGCCAAGAATCGTAGGAGTTGACATACCCAAAGAAAAGCGAATAGAGATAGCGTTGACTTATATCCATGGCATAGGCAGAACAAGTGCTAACCGGATATTAAAATCGGCGGGGATAAGTCCGGACGTAAGGGCAAAAAGCCTTACGGAAGACGATATATCAAAATTGAGTACCATAATACAGCGGGAATACCGTATAGAGGGTGATCTTCGGCGGTCAGTGGCGGCAAATATAAAGCGG
This genomic stretch from Candidatus Omnitrophota bacterium harbors:
- the rpmJ gene encoding 50S ribosomal protein L36, giving the protein MKVRSSVRKICSKCKIIRRKGIIRVICKEPKHKQRQG
- the rpsM gene encoding 30S ribosomal protein S13, with protein sequence MPRIVGVDIPKEKRIEIALTYIHGIGRTSANRILKSAGISPDVRAKSLTEDDISKLSTIIQREYRIEGDLRRSVAANIKRLIDIGSYRGYRHRRSLPVRGQRTRTNARTRKGPRKTVGVVRQKETRSAVKSE